The following are from one region of the Verrucomicrobiota bacterium genome:
- a CDS encoding cyclase family protein, producing the protein MKPDSPSRILLLAGISLVFAAELPPARAAEAPKLQKWQPGKGWGWVWGPNDEVGSLNEMTDASRLAALRLATQGKVYDLGVTYDRTSYKWPGHSPGEIISFRTPEGVKRQGDLPALVNDNPTKTAWHSSALFMNDNVATQIDGLGHATEGEDDHWYNGFRERDWGGNWGVRKCDATTIPPIIARGVLIDVAGYKGMEALPSSYIITVDDLQGALRNQKTVLKRGDVVLIRTGTLRHWGETGNDERGLIKEHDSAGINLETAKWLVEQQGAMMIGSDTSGLEYNPKPEDTAAYRAKYKSFMPVHNYLLIQQGVHIGEFHNLEQLARDRVYEFCYVCCTSKIKGTAAGFALRPIALR; encoded by the coding sequence ATGAAACCAGACTCTCCGTCCCGAATTCTTTTACTCGCCGGTATTTCTCTCGTGTTCGCCGCCGAATTGCCGCCGGCCCGTGCCGCCGAGGCGCCGAAACTCCAAAAATGGCAACCAGGCAAAGGCTGGGGTTGGGTCTGGGGACCGAACGATGAAGTCGGCTCGCTCAACGAAATGACCGACGCCTCGCGGTTGGCGGCGCTGCGGCTTGCGACCCAGGGCAAGGTCTATGATCTGGGCGTGACCTACGACCGCACCTCTTACAAATGGCCCGGCCACAGCCCCGGCGAAATCATTTCGTTCCGCACGCCGGAAGGCGTCAAACGGCAGGGCGACCTTCCAGCGCTCGTCAACGACAACCCCACCAAAACGGCCTGGCACAGCTCCGCTTTGTTCATGAATGACAACGTGGCGACGCAAATCGACGGTCTCGGCCACGCCACCGAAGGCGAGGACGACCATTGGTACAACGGTTTCCGGGAAAGGGACTGGGGCGGCAATTGGGGCGTGCGCAAATGCGACGCGACCACCATTCCGCCGATCATTGCGCGCGGGGTTCTGATTGATGTCGCGGGCTATAAAGGAATGGAGGCTTTGCCTTCCAGCTACATCATTACCGTCGATGATTTGCAGGGCGCTTTGCGCAACCAGAAAACGGTGTTGAAACGCGGGGACGTTGTCCTGATCCGCACCGGCACGTTGCGGCACTGGGGCGAGACGGGCAACGACGAGAGAGGGCTGATCAAAGAGCACGATTCAGCCGGCATCAACCTCGAGACGGCCAAATGGCTGGTCGAACAGCAAGGCGCCATGATGATCGGGAGCGACACCAGCGGTCTCGAGTACAATCCAAAGCCCGAAGATACCGCCGCGTACCGCGCGAAATACAAGTCGTTCATGCCGGTTCACAATTACCTCCTGATCCAGCAGGGCGTGCACATCGGCGAATTCCACAATCTCGAACAGCTCGCTCGAGATCGCGTTTATGAGTTCTGTTACGTGTGCTGCACGAGCAAGATCAAGGGAACGGCGGCCGGTTTCGCGCTTCGTCCGATTGCGCTCCGATGA